GTCATATGCGATCGGAAGGGTATAGTTGTCCCCCTGTATACTGAACATCATTCGAAGCCCTTCCAACGGGACAACGGGCTTGACTACGGCAATGAACATGAGCCGTGCAAGGTGCTCCGCCGTGTATGACTTTTTTATGGGGGAGGAGATCAGTCCCTGCTTCACGTAATTGCTCACCATGGAGCTTGTCAATTCCGGTTCCCCCAACGGCGCAAGGTGTGTGTTGACATAGCGTACCACCTGCTCCAGATGAAGCCCGACATTCGGAATCTGTGCATACCGCGGTAAGCGAAAACCCTCAATAGCCTCTATCATATTATTCACTCCCTTTTCCATGCAGCCATTATACACGGGTATCTTCAATCTTTCAACGGTTTTTAAAATCTTTTTATCGGTTTTCTAAAAGCCGTTGACGGAGTGATAAAAATCTGATAGAATTCCTGTGTCGATTTACAAAATCGAATGAAATGCTTTTGTTATTCGGAGGACACACCATGAATCAGTTTCGTATCGTTGCAGATTCCAGCTGCGACCTTCTCACACTGGATGGAGCGGACTTCGTCAGTGTCCCGCTCTCAATACGCACTGACGCCGAGGAGTTTTACGATGACGCCAATCTTGATGTTGACGCGATGGTCAGTACGCTCCGCGACACCAAGGGGCGTTCCTACAGTGCGTGTCCGAACATCGCAGACTGGGAAAACGCATTCGGCGAGAGCGGCAATGTGATTGCTTTTACCATTACGAGCGCTCTTTCAGGCAGTTATAATGCTGCCTGCGTGGCAAAGAGGAATTGTGAGGAACGCAACCCGACCCGGCGCATCTATGTTGTGGACTCTCTTTCCGCCGGACCCGAAATCGCCCTTCTCATTGAACGGGCTTTATATGAGCTGCGTTCTCATGCGGACTTTGATAAAGCATGCGAAGCATTGAATACGTATCAGACCCATACGCACCTGCTTTTTGCATTGGAATCCATGCACAACCTTGCACAGAACGGCCGTGTCAGCAAGCTCGCCGCAACGATGGCAAGCGTCCTCGGTATTCGTGCCATCGGGCAGGCCAGTGCCGAGGGTACGCTTGAGATGCTTGGAAAATGCCGTGGGGTTCGGAAAGCGCGGCAGTTTGTGCTGAGCGAAATGGAGGAGCTTGGCTACAATGGCGGGAAGGTCCGGATCGGGCATTGCCAGAATGCAGCACTTACGCTGGAGCTTTGCACCGAGATTCGGCAGCGATTTCCGAAGGCAGATGTGAGAAGCTATCCGCTGCGGGGACTGTGCAGCTATTACGCCGAGCGCGGCGGGATTATGCTGGGCTTTGAGTCATGAAAGCAGGCGCAACCAATGAAAAGGGAAGAGGCGCCGGAATCTTTCATCTGATTGTACGCATTCTGACCCTGCCACCCATCGTCATCGGTATAACAGTGTTTCTGATGTATGTCCCTGCGAAGCTTTTGACACTGCGGGAGTTGCTCCTGTGCGAGTTGTTTTTGCTGCTCATTCCCATGGCTGCATATCCTATACGGGAGATATTCCGCATTGGAAAGGATCGGAGAAAGGGACAGCGCAGCACGGCGCTGGTATGCAGTGCCATCGGATACCTGTGCGGGTTTCTCTGGTCAATGCTGACCCCGTCCTCCTGGCTCGTCCACATTCTCTTCCTCTCCTATGTCATTTCCATCGCAGCACTGCTGATTCTCAACACCGTTTTCAAGTGGCACGCAAGCGGCCATGCCTGCAGCACAACGGCTCCTGCGTTTCTGCTGACCTGGAAGCTTCATCCGCTTTTTATTATACCGTCCGTGCTGCTGATCGCAGCGGTCTATCGATCCTCGCTGAAGCTGTCGCGCCACACCCTGCCGCAGCTCCTAATTGGCTCGGCAGTCAGTCTGCTCGCCTGTGGTATTTCACTGCTGATCTACGGACTCGGCTGACAGTCATGTGACTCGATAACTAAAAAATGCGCCGTACCACTACTGCAATGTGGCATGGCGCATTTTCTGCGTAATCACTCCCGATCCTGTTTCCTTGGCTCACCCAACCGCCGCATCATATGGATTTTGCATCAGCCGGATCTCATACGAGTCGGTTCGAAGCATGACGACGGTATCTGAGTTTAGCCGAGTTCTATCTTCCACCTGTTTCCTCCCTCTTTTCTGACATGTAGGCAGATTTTTTCTATAATGATCCGATGCCGGCAGAGCTGATAACCGGTCATCTCTGCGATGGTTGTATCGACATCCACCTAACAATCTAAAGAAACATTTGTTGCTGTACCGCACCGCATATAGATCAGATGATGGTAAATGAAAAGTATTTCATCTGCGAAAATCGAACCTATATCAAATACCCCACAAAATCCAAACAGGCGTGAATCAAAATTGGCCAGCCTATTGAGTTGCTCTTTTCGTATATCGCCGAGAACACCAGTGCTCCAACAATGCCACCACCGAACTCA
This window of the Oscillospiraceae bacterium genome carries:
- a CDS encoding DegV domain-containing protein; amino-acid sequence: MNQFRIVADSSCDLLTLDGADFVSVPLSIRTDAEEFYDDANLDVDAMVSTLRDTKGRSYSACPNIADWENAFGESGNVIAFTITSALSGSYNAACVAKRNCEERNPTRRIYVVDSLSAGPEIALLIERALYELRSHADFDKACEALNTYQTHTHLLFALESMHNLAQNGRVSKLAATMASVLGIRAIGQASAEGTLEMLGKCRGVRKARQFVLSEMEELGYNGGKVRIGHCQNAALTLELCTEIRQRFPKADVRSYPLRGLCSYYAERGGIMLGFES